atgtaaaaatattcaggatgttatgtaatgaggttattgaggatagagttgtgcttgaccataatattgtgttaatcccttttgtatatacatgatcttatgctatgatgtttatgtaaactaactcaacacaggttgttttgcctttaaggcttgatgagatcccacagagggactatgttatgtttatgatcagagtatgcacaggttgagttagttgatgacagtatgtatgaagaaaagttttaatttttatgcatgttgttgatcatgtatgggattatacaggtttacaggttatatgtcaggcttgctacgggtcccggcggcattaagtcgacccggatcctagcgccggtagcggtccggatttccggggcgttacatctttaaacttatgttgaatcaattgcagtgagctatattcatgtttgagaattacctttttaattgaatttttgagtttgccatggtgaaaaatatattgatgacactcattagagagaatgaattgaaaattgtgtgaatgaacttaacatgacttgatttagcaattggtgttgatttgcccaaatcattgagagaaagaaattcacaaaggcttagacttcaaaagcacaaattgaaaattgttccaatggttaaaagactatgaacagagctagtagccacttggataggtgaccaactgagtaactgggggtgggtatcataaatatgtaccttcacgtcaaaaggttggtgacttgttcaagcaaaattaaaagtgcaaaaagctgaataaagtacttcaaggtaagggcaagtcactctgaaagctagaaaaagtcttatctgaacaaataatatgtgcatgtatgatctatcttgagtaaaacaaatcctagccatggtaagcaaagggaaacaaggaaagaaggtgagtaatcttcatgcatatattcttcactgcaatgattcaaaataggggtctagagtaagagcttaagtgaaaATAAGGATCTAAAGTAAGAAAGCTTAtttaactatgtttatttgcttgaggacaagcaaaaggctaggtgtgggggtatttgatagagcataaattagtccattttatattaatattattgatgaatatttacatgatttctgcttaatttattgcttttaatattattttgcagaaaatggtgtaaaaggacaatttggagaaaatccccctaaaactgccttattggaGTAGAAGAGAGCAAGCCTACCAAGTTGggttcaagtcaagctaaatgagaggaaaatattttgaagcttaaatattcAAGCACTTAGGCCCATGCACTTGGACAGCCCAAACTCCAGCACATGAACCTGGCACTTGACACATGGGCAGCCCATGGACCAAGCGCAAGGGCCCGCCACTCACGCTCATCAATTCACGCAAAAGAGGGTAAACACATGGCCCGCACGATGGCTTGCAAACATGGCCCACTCCCGCAAATGACCAAGCTCCAGCGCATGGACCAAGTTCTCTCACGTGGACCACACGCCCACCTTCACCCATTCTTGCACAATGGCCCAACTTCACCACTCCAGCACATGGCCACCACCTCGCCATTCCCTCCAGTGGACCAGTCCACGCACAATCACAAGCACACGGACAGCACTTCACCGTTTGAGCGCACGTGGGAGCTAGGTCACACACTCCTCTCGTCCTATTTAAGGGCTCTTAAGTGGACAACCACAGAGAATTTTCAATTATCATTCGGCAATTTCCGCAGCCCGGCGCAAGGAGCTCTCCACCTCTCCGTCTTCGGTTCTTTTCTTTTgtccttattttattttctgtttttaattcagccatgagtggctgaattcttttaatctagttggataattggttgaagctttagttatttaatgggttatgagacttgatcaaatattgtttaatttttggaaattcaatattcatgcaatttcatatttaattttcatattattttgttattcagatctacgttgatttttgattgcaaaataattatttattagtttgaataatttaagtccgtaattacttaaattattcttacatgagaacacttgggataaaacccaaggaaattgtatgatctagcgttatctccatacgtttgggtagctaggattggatctctctatttcttaatgcaattgacaattgttttgatgcctaagtgatcaagcataatttagccacatttttatcataattattattgtttatttacacattttttagtttaatttatggtttttatcttgtttttacagaaaaggaagaaattggaaaattggagaaaaagtgcagaaaagtgacagaaaagtgattgggtcagtaatttgcccaaaacactcaaatcaccgggcaaatcactttgacagcagaaacctgaaggcaacaggcagaagtgatatgggcaagtgatttgcccaagacactcgaagacactggccaaatcactcggagaagacagagagcaaaaaactggactgactcacagaaaagtgattgggtcagtgatttgcccaaaatactcaaatcaccgggcaaatcactttgacagcagaaactgacagaaaagcgggaaattgggcagaaaacagaaatccgaattttcagaagtccaattccaacccaatcactaccaacataaaaccaagagccacgaaagagcttctcatccaagaaattccaattgcaattaaattcaacatcaaaagaggagtcaaacaccaaatcaaaaagggattttgaaaccctagatggatggaattcttcagctataaaaggagagcctccaaaccagcagagcatcttctgatcatctctcagcttcagaaactctccagaaacgcagcaatctcttctttcttttttttcttttgtgattttgtccaccatgagtggctaaacactttcctttctagttgaagttggaaaattcagatttgtgatgaattgggagatttaaatctccattgttaaacttctatttattttcaatatttatgcaatttgatctttctataattgttgctttgcttttagaatcaatttaggcctattgcttttaattgcttgagtaacaattgtttgaataatttaagtccgtaattgcttatattatttgaacacaaatttaatcaagttgcatgatctaaacttgaccacgcggttggcaaggttagaattaggtttctctaagtcttaatgcagttaacagttgttcgatgccaaaggccccaaggacgttccttggcaacttgttaactagtgtttgattagcgaacgtttcctaatcaaactagaactaaggaggaatttggattgtgagaagcgtcttccacatcctaaactaatttattgagataaataggagtattaaagaatcaatgatcaattctaaacaatctgaaatagatccatacttcaactagaagcttttctcttattgatttactcatctttaaattatttgctttctattgttaattagcttcagtacatcttcaaaacaaaacccctctctttttatttatttgttatttatttgtccaagtcattattaggaaagtccgtagtgtcaattccctgtggttcgaccctattgccactatctgcaaatttatttgttgattgataataggtttattttttacggcttcgacaaccgcctatcactaaggcccaaggacgttccttggcaattggttaattagtaattaattagagaacgttccctaattggtttaatcataaggaaagataatggtggtgagaagcgtcttccatctccataactaatctattgaatcaacccaaaagaacaaagtgtctgtgatcaattccaacaactaaagtggatccaatatttcaactagagctttctcattattgattactttttatttaattatttgctttccattatttttctcattattagtttattacaatcaatctcaaacccccatgTTATTTTATTGACAGTTTTGAttccaattttcaatttatctcatttaatcccactttcagttttttatctcatttttagtttattattgttccagtttattttcttggtcataaaaagagaaataggtgagttctcaattccttgtggattcgatcctttcaccactatctgcagttgtaaattgttgataaccaaaaaggttatttttgaccggcttcgacaaccgcgagtcaccagCATTCATGTTTGACAGCTTGGAAATAATTTTTAGGTTCCATCAAGGTGATGACATTTTACCCAAATATTTTATGAGGTTGAGATAGATTATCATAAGAGAGAACATTAGAAAGGGGATAAAGGGTATTATAAGAATTGGGAGTAGGTTTAGATGATGAGATGTTACAGTGATAGTCTTGAAGGTAAGTTGGGGTTTTTCTGGTTCTGTGAGATATTCTAGATATAGGAATGGATGATGAAACAGAAGGAGGAATGGGAAGGAGAGAAGAATTAAAGTTAGGAATTATTGTATCTTGAGGTAAAGAAattggaggagaagaagaaatatCAAAATTAGAATTATATAGGGAGATTACCTCATAAAAAATCACATTCCTGGAAAAGAATATTTTCCTTGTAGTGATATCAAATAACACATAAATTTTAGTGTCAGGTTTAAAGTTAAGAAAGATAACTTTTCTTGCTCTAGCATCAAGTTTGATTCTAGGAGTAGTAAGTGTATTTGCAAAGCAAAGTGATCTAAAGTCTTTGAGGTTAGAGTAATTAAGAACATTATTGTGAATAACTTCATAGGGTATCTTATTATTCAATAGAGAAGTTGGTAACCTATTGATAAGATATAGAGAATGTAAGACAATATAGAACCAGAAAACCTTTGGCAAATTTGTTTGAAATAGAAGAGCTCTAGTTACATTTAGTATGTGTTATTGCTTCCTTTCTACTAATACATTTTGCTAAGGTGTCTCTGCACATGTCATTTAATGGATAATGCCTTTGGAAGCATAAAAAGAAATCATAAAAAACTCTGGTCTATTATCACTTTTGATTGCTTTAATTCTAGTATTAAATTGAGTAAGAACCTGATTAATAAAAGATTGAAGATGATTTGAAGCCTCATGTTTATGCTTCATGAGAAAAATCCAAGTATGTCTAGATAGATCATTAACAACTGTAAGAAAATATCTATATCCATGTATAGCAGTTATTGAGTAGGGACCCCAAATGTTAACATATAGAAGATCAAAACTAGCTTTGGACTTTAATGTGCTAACAAAAGGCAACTTTCTTTGCTTTGCAAAGTGatggatattaaaaatataattagaaagATCAATATTTGGAATTGGTAAAGATGTTGTTCTAGCAATAGATGAGGGTCCTAGTCTATAGTGTCATAGATTGAAAGATGAGTTAACAAAATTATATGCTGAATCAGATttgcaagaaagagaaaaaaacaaTTGTATCTAGTAAAGAAACTATAGGATCTATCATAGCATATAGGCCCCTTTGAATTTTAGCTAAACTAATTCTCTTTAAGGAATTCAAATCTTGGATTAGACTTTGATCCTGATGAAAGAGGAGAGAGCATTGAAGAGATAATGTTAACTTGCTTACTAAGATCATATTGAATTGGAAATGCACAATACCGGAAAGACAAGCATTTAGTTGACTACCATCTGGAAGCTTGACAGAAATTGGTTTAATTTTCTTATAAGAAGTGAAAGAAGATAACTGATAATAAATATAGTCTATGGCCCCTGTGTCAAGGAGCCAGGAGTTGTCATTGGATGAATATGACATAACAAAGTGATTACCTTGGCTTGAATGAGTCTCAACACATGAATCAGCTTGAACATGACTGGTGCTCACGTTATTGTTGACATGAATATCTTTGTTATTATTGGTTTGCTGGAGTAAAGCCATCAACCGTTGATATTGCTTAGGAGAAAGAACACATCCAGAATCTGATAAAATTTTGTTAGACACAATATTCTCATTAGGAATGGTGTTGTAGCCAATTGTAACATTATTTGTAGTACTATTCTTGAACTTGAATCCAGGAGGGAAGCCATGTTTCCTATAACATGTGTCTTCAATATGTTTCATTTTTCTATAGTAAGTATAGactttatttttttgatttcCACTTCCAAACTTCCTATTGTTATTATCAATATTTCTGCCATGGATAGGTCTCTGGTAGCCATGTGAATCAGTCTTACTTCTTAGTACTTTAGGTTCAGAAATAATTCCTATAGAAATCTGCCTTTCTTGCTGGACTACTAAAGAAAAGACCTTGTTAATTAATGGTAGAGGTTCTATCAACATAATCTGAGATCTCATGTTATTGAATTGTTCATTCCACCCCTTCAAGAACCTTGATTACATCATCATTCCGCCTATAGGTCTGAATAGTAGTTATAGCACTACAATCACATTTAACAATGCAAGAACGTTGTGGAATATgtttaaaattatctaattcATCCCATAAGATCTTCAAATGCATAAAGTAATCTGTGACAGAAAATTCACCTTGCTTGAATGCATAGATTTCTTCTTGAAGATCAAAAATTCGATAAACATCTCCTTAACAGAATTTGTCCTTCAAATCTCTCTAAATATCTATTGTTGCATCAATCTAGAGAATGTTCTTTGCTATCGACTGAGACAAAGAATGGATAATCCATGATACTACTATGGTGTTGCATCTTTGCCAAACAGGAAGCATCGAATTAGTACTTGTTGGCTTTAGAAAGGTTCCATCTATGAATCTCACCTTGTTCTTGGATTGAAGTGACATGGTCATAGCTTTGACCCATGAACGATAATTTTGTTTAGATAATACTGGAGAGACAAGAACTAGTGCATGATTTTCGTTAGGCGAAGAAAGTATGAGTTAGAAGGGTTAGTCAAGTGATTTGATATTTGATTGCTGGAGGTAGCTATTGACGAGGGAGGGAAAAAAGATCAAGAAAAAGGCAGAGgaggaaagaaagagaaaaaaagaaaagaaaacttacGAGAATGAATCATGGAGCAACGACATTGCTTCAATACTATAATAAGAAAATTGAGAAGAATGTTTTCTTTGATATTTTTCCATTTATACGTCTATTAAACATATGTATACGTCTATTAAACATATGTAGGAACAGTAGCTGGATAATTAATTCAGTAGTGTTGGTTATAAAagattacaataaatttaactaactaGCTTTTATTTACTTCTAGATTATATTTTCTATTCTTTTAGATTAACTGATTCTTTAGTGTTTCCTAATACACTGCACTTCaatatcaaaattcaaatttagctCACCTAAACGTGGCAGAGAGAATtcactttctttattttaagaaaaataatttactttcaCTAATTTAGTTAACTTATTTATTGagaatatgaattttttttttaaaaaaagttatttgatGTAAAGAAAGTCTAAGTAGTATTTTACTagacaataataaaattttacagttaataaaaaattaagataaaatcataataaaaaatgatagaTAGTTACAGTAACGTTGATCATTTCATCAACAAACTTTTTTAATTAGAAGTAAGAGAGATGGTTAATTCTAATATattttgatgttaaaaataaactttttgaTATCAAGAATGATCATACTTTTCATAATGAactaatttaatgaaaaaaattaatttatatactgATGATTTGAAATttagaagatgatagaatttagGGTATGTGTGTGTAAGTTTTTTCTGAATAGTTTACGCCCCAttcctttatttcttttttctttttgttctcTATTGACGTATAATCGTCACTCTATTATAGTGCACATGTCGCTATTATACAGAGTTATACATATATACGTGTTgtccatttttttattatcaggttactatttaattctcttCGGCGCCCGTACTGACATGGTCTTAAACATGGAGGGGTCTATTCCACACTGACCCATTAAATCAAGTAAGCTGGATTATTCTCTATTGAGCTTGAATCCTATTCTACTCGACTTATTCGAGCATGATCTAGGCTGCATGGTACAGAACAGACTTGCATATTGATCTATGATAAGTTACGATATGATTTTTCTACATATTAAGGTAATTAGTGGTTTATGAAATTCTTAGAGGAtcattttattgtatttttaattttaaaacgatttgttttttaaataaaataatttaaataattttttatgaaattatatattattttatttttttacaaataattttttaaaaaattgaaatttttatttaaattaaaaataataaaaatataaaataaattaaattatttgcgAAATCCTAAATACGAAACAGTTTGGTTACGaaataattttgattatttgttGAAATATAAGTAatatcccttttttttttttttttggaaaaaaagcTCTATTCATATGACATGACAGCAAACATGACAAATAAACAATGTTTTCCGATGGGTGTTGGATAGTCAAAACAGGAACATGCGActccatattttattttatcatgatTCGATTtagtacatatatatatttttaataggaAGTGATCGTTCCCCAACTAATACCTATTAAATATGGATAGCCAGGACcgaattttaaactaaaattgatttaatttaattttgattataattattttggatagaattaaatttaaattaaatcaggtataatcagtttatttttttttagttcaAGACTAAAAATGGATAAACTATATGAGGAGAGTAGATCTCTACCTCTCCCACCTACTCCCCACCTCTCCCAATTTTAGATTTTGTTTACTTTACAATtatctattttctgaaaaatatatTTCCAGAAAGCATATTTCAAAGTTTTCTCCCTGAATATTTGGTTTATAAAgtaattttctaaaaaacaaatttatttttaaatcaaaaataataatattcttaatataattttaagtgtaataaattaaaaaaataatgtttttagATTTCATAATAGATCGTTAcatagttaaaaatataaaaaatataaatttctaaataattttttaaattaaaattttaatagcgattttaatttatataataaatattatatgcataatattttttattattcaatgaTTATTTTTGAATCGatctattcattttaaatattacgATCTATCTTATTCGCAATGCTTAgttatttttatctaaaaaatatttaaaataactaaataaaaatatttaaaaagttgtatatgtttcttatattttaaaattaacacaACACTAATCAAACTAGTCTACTGATGtttatttaattcagtttaatttttttaaataaactaatgagttaaaatttaattcagtttaatttcaaattgaattttaattttatgaacataaaaatttaaaaaatgaagagttgaatttaatctaattaaatgaTCTGAACATAAAACTAAAGGGTATCTTTCAGTTCAAACCTAAATCTCCAACCTTTCAAACCTAAATGCATGGGATCCAACTCACACGAAGCTGCAAACTTTTACTTCAATCACTGTCTTGGATAAGAAAAATATACCCAGAAAGAGAGGTTAGATTCAAGGTGGTGGGTACTAATCCTTTTGACAATTcccatgaaaaattaaaatagttagTTCAAAGTCAACTAGGTGGTCAACTAGCTAAGCAGCCTTAATTTTatggaaaatttattatttaactcttatttttttattctaaaaattaaCTGAATGGAGTTATTAgagaaaaaatgaatttaaaattttttttatcaaaataattaaataattatattttataaaatataatattttaattaaataattttcaaatgcTGGATTAACAAATTTCCTAAAAGTTCAGTCATAATTCACCCCAAATCTAAACTAGCTAGGTGTTGCTGGTTTCAGACTTTAAAAGCAGTTTCTCTCTCTCAAGGTTAGTTTATCATTTCTCGGAATTCTATATAAAGAATTTAACTCACATCTCATTGAAGTCAAATCCCTAAGCTATGAGTACAACTCAAAAGCTTTCCCTTCTCCTTCGTattctttttctcctttctttgCTTCCATCACAGATCACCTCATCATCAACAATACAAGCAGAAGCTCTCATCCAATGGAGAAACAGCTTATCTTCTTCACCTCCTTCACTCAACTCCTGGTCCCTCACCAACATCAACAACCTCTGCAACTGGGCTGCCATTTCCTGCGACACCACCGGAACTGTCTCCAAATTAAACCTCTCCAATCTAAACATAACTGGAACACTGGCCCAGTTCAACTTCTCTTCATTTGCAAACATCTCCAGCTTTGATCTCCAGAATAACAATATAGAGGGAACGATACCAGCAGCCATTGGCAGCCTCTCCAAGCTGGCTCACTTGGACTTGAGCGTCAACTATTTTTCTGGCAACATTCCTGTTGAGATGGGGCGACTGGCAGAGATTGAATTCATTAGTCTTTATGACAACAATCTTCACGGTACAATTCCTTATCAGCTCAGCAATCTTCAAAAGGTATGGTACTTGGACCTTGGAGCAAACTACTTGGAAGACCCTGATTGGTCTAAATTTTCAAGTATGCCTTCTTTGATGCATCTCAGCTTTTTTCTCAATGAACTTAGTTTAGGATTCCCTGATTTCATAGAAAATTGTCGGAACTTGACTTTTCTAGATTTGTCATCCAATCAGTTGACTGGGATGATACCAGAATGGGCCTACACCAACCTGGGAAAGCTTGAGTATTTAAATCTCACTGACAATTTATTCCAAGGACCATTATCTTCAAACATTTCCAAGCTTTCAAATCTAAAACATCTTCGTCTGCAAACTAACAAGTTTATTGGCCAGATTCCTGAAAGTATTGGTTTAGTGTCTGGTCTTCAAATTCTTGAGTTGTACAACAATTCGTTCCAAGGGAATATTCCATCTTCTTTAGGCCAACTTAGCCATTTGGAACTGCTTGATCTCCGAATGAATTCCTTGAATTCAACAATTCCTCCTGACCTTGGCCTTTGTAATAATCTCACTTACGTGGCCTTGGCCTTGAATAAACTAAGAGGGAACTTGCCTTTGTCCTTGTCCAATCTGAGCAAAATGGTCGATCTGGGTTTATCTGATAATTTTTTCACAGGTGAGATCTCACCTTATCTTTTTGCCAATTGGACAGGATTGCAGTCCTTGCAACTTCAAAATAATTTGTTGTCTGGACATATTCCTTCAGAAATCGGACAACTCACAAAGCTCAATCTCCTTTTCCTATACAATAATACACTCTCTGGTTTGATTCCCCCTGAGATTGGAAATTTGAAAGATTTGCAGCGTCTAGACCTTTCAGAAAACCAGCTTTCAGGACCTATTCCTCCAACATTGTGGAATCTGAAAAATCTTCAAGTCATGAATCTTTTCTCCAACAACATCAGTGGAATAATTCCGCCTGAAATTGGAAATTTGACATCCCTGTTAAACTTAGATCTCAGCAATAACAAGCTGCAAGGAGAGCTTCCAGAGACCATTTCAAACCTTAGTTCTCTGGAGTCAATCAATTTGTTCACCAATAATTTCTCAGGTAGCATCCCAAGAGATCTAGGCAAGTATAGTACTTTAAAATATGCTAGCTTTTCAAACAACAGCTTCTCTGGAGAATTGCCCCCTGAACTCTGTAGTGGTTTGGCTCTTCAACAACTCACAGTTAATGGCAACAATTTTTCTGGGTCATTGCCTACCTGCCTGAGGAATTGCTCAGGATTAACTAGAGTCCGGCTTGATGAGAACCAATTCTCTGGAACCATCACCGATTCATTCGGAGTTCATCCAGATCTTGTCTTCATTTCTCTCAGTGGGAATCAGTTTATTGGTGAAATCTCACCTTCTTGGGGAGAATGTAAGAACCTCACCAATTTACAGATGGACAGAAATAGAATTTCTGGTGAAATCCCAGCTGAGCTTGGGAAGTTGACCCAGTTGGGTGTTCTAACGCTGGACTCAAATGATTTGAGTGGGATGATTCCCACTGAACTGGGAAATCTGAGCATGTTATTCAGGCTCAATTTGAGCAACAATCATTTGACAGGAGTGGTTCCTTCGAATTTGGGCAATTTGTCAAAGCTCGAATCTCTTGACTTATCTAATAATAAGATGTCTGGGAACATTCCACAGGAGCTTGGCAATTGTGATAAGTTATCAACTCTGGATTTGAGCCACAACAACCTATCAGGCGACATACCTTTTGAACTGGGTAACTTAAACTCTCTGCAGTACCTGTTGGATCTCAGCAGCAATGCACTGTCGGGAACAATACCTGATAATCTGGGAAAGCTTACATTATTGGAAAATCTCAATGTATCACACAATGATCTTTCAGGAAGAATTCCCACAGTATTGTCTGGCATGATTAGTCTGCACTCCTATGATTTCTCTTACAATGAGTTGACAGGACCTATCCCAACCGGTGGCATGTTCCAAAATGCATCTGTAGAAGCTTTTGTCGAAAACTCAGACTTGTGTGGAAATGTAGACGGGCTATCTCCATGTGATCCAGCCAGTGGCAAATCCTCCAAGTACAATAAAAAGGTTCTAATCGGCGTCATTGTTCCTGTTTGTGCCTTTTTATTGATATCATCTATTGTCGTTGCAGTTCTAACATGTAGTCGAAAGACTGAACTCCAAGATGAAGAGATCAAAGGTATAGATAAATATGAAACTTATGAGTCTATGATATGGGAAAAAGAGAGGAAATTCATATTTGGAGATCTTGTTAAGGCGACCGATGATTTCAATGAGAAGTACTGCATAGGAAAAGGAGGATTTGGAAGTGTTTACAAGGCTGTACTGGCAACAGGCCAAGTTGTTGCAGTCAAGAAACTAAGTATATCAGATTCCAGTGATATTCCAGCAATAAATCGCCAGAGTTTTGAGAATGAGATACGAATCTTGACTGAAGTAAGGCATCGAAACATCATCAAGCTTTATGGGTTTTGT
This sequence is a window from Manihot esculenta cultivar AM560-2 chromosome 4, M.esculenta_v8, whole genome shotgun sequence. Protein-coding genes within it:
- the LOC110612896 gene encoding probable leucine-rich repeat receptor-like protein kinase At1g35710; this translates as MSTTQKLSLLLRILFLLSLLPSQITSSSTIQAEALIQWRNSLSSSPPSLNSWSLTNINNLCNWAAISCDTTGTVSKLNLSNLNITGTLAQFNFSSFANISSFDLQNNNIEGTIPAAIGSLSKLAHLDLSVNYFSGNIPVEMGRLAEIEFISLYDNNLHGTIPYQLSNLQKVWYLDLGANYLEDPDWSKFSSMPSLMHLSFFLNELSLGFPDFIENCRNLTFLDLSSNQLTGMIPEWAYTNLGKLEYLNLTDNLFQGPLSSNISKLSNLKHLRLQTNKFIGQIPESIGLVSGLQILELYNNSFQGNIPSSLGQLSHLELLDLRMNSLNSTIPPDLGLCNNLTYVALALNKLRGNLPLSLSNLSKMVDLGLSDNFFTGEISPYLFANWTGLQSLQLQNNLLSGHIPSEIGQLTKLNLLFLYNNTLSGLIPPEIGNLKDLQRLDLSENQLSGPIPPTLWNLKNLQVMNLFSNNISGIIPPEIGNLTSLLNLDLSNNKLQGELPETISNLSSLESINLFTNNFSGSIPRDLGKYSTLKYASFSNNSFSGELPPELCSGLALQQLTVNGNNFSGSLPTCLRNCSGLTRVRLDENQFSGTITDSFGVHPDLVFISLSGNQFIGEISPSWGECKNLTNLQMDRNRISGEIPAELGKLTQLGVLTLDSNDLSGMIPTELGNLSMLFRLNLSNNHLTGVVPSNLGNLSKLESLDLSNNKMSGNIPQELGNCDKLSTLDLSHNNLSGDIPFELGNLNSLQYLLDLSSNALSGTIPDNLGKLTLLENLNVSHNDLSGRIPTVLSGMISLHSYDFSYNELTGPIPTGGMFQNASVEAFVENSDLCGNVDGLSPCDPASGKSSKYNKKVLIGVIVPVCAFLLISSIVVAVLTCSRKTELQDEEIKGIDKYETYESMIWEKERKFIFGDLVKATDDFNEKYCIGKGGFGSVYKAVLATGQVVAVKKLSISDSSDIPAINRQSFENEIRILTEVRHRNIIKLYGFCSTRGCLYLVYEYVERGSLGKVLYGVEGEMELDWATRLKIVQGVAHAIAYLHHDCSPPIVHRDISLNNILVESDFESRLSDFGTARLLSTDSSNWTAVAGSYGYMAPELALTMRITDKCDVYSFGVVALEVLMGRHPGELLTSLSSLKTSMPSDQEFSVKNLLDQRLPTPTGHLAEEVVFVVRLALECTRTTPEERPTMRFVAQELAKRTQAYLSEPLEKELLAN